From a region of the Paraburkholderia hospita genome:
- the rpoB gene encoding DNA-directed RNA polymerase subunit beta, producing MQYSFTEKKRIRKSFAKRPIVHQVPFLLATQLESFSTFLQAEVPTVQRKPEGLQAAFTSVFPIVSHNGFARLEFVSYMLSPPAFNIKECQQRGLTYCSALRAKVRLVLLDKESPSKPVVKEVKEQEVYMGEIPLMTPTGSFVINGTERVIVSQLHRSPGVFFEHDKGKTHSSGKLLFSARIIPYRGSWLDFEFDPKDVLYFRVDRRRKMPVTILLKAIGLTPEQILANFFVFDNFTLMPEGAQMEFVPERLRGEVARFDITDRDGKVIVQKDKRINAKHIRDLENAKTKYISVPEDYLLGRVLAKNVVDGDTGEVIANANDEVTESVLDKLREAKIKDIQTLYTNDLDQGPYISSTLRIDETADKMAARIAIYRMMRPGEPPTEEAVEALFNRLFYSEEAYDLSKVGRMKFNRRVGRDEIVGPMTLQDDDILATIKILVELRNGKGEVDDIDHLGNRRVRCVGELAENQFRAGLVRVERAVKERLGQAESENLMPHDLINSKPISSAIREFFGSSQLSQFMDQTNPLSEITHKRRVSALGPGGLTRERAGFEVRDVHPTHYGRVCPIETPEGPNIGLINSLALYAHLNEYGFLETPYRKVTDSKVTDQIDYLSAIEEGRYVIAQANAAVAEDGTLTDELVSSREAGETLMVTPDRIQYMDVAPSQIVSVAASLIPFLEHDDANRALMGSNMQRQAVPCLRPEKPVVGTGIERTVAVDSGTTVQALRGGVVDYVDAGRIVIRVNDDEAVAGDVGVDIYNLIKYTRSNQNTNINQRPIAKVGDKVARGDVLADGASTDLGELALGQNMLVAFMPWNGYNFEDSILISEKVVADDRYTSIHIEELNVVARDTKLGPEEITRDISNLAEVQLGRLDESGIVYIGAEVEAGDVLVGKVTPKGETQLTPEEKLLRAIFGEKASDVKDTSLRVPSGMSGTVIDVQVFTREGIQRDKRAQQIIDDELKRYRLDLNDQLRIVEGDAFQRLARMLDGKVANGGPKKLAKGTKIEQAYLEDLDHYHWFDIRLADEEAAAQLEAIKDSIEQKRHQFDLAFEEKRKKLTQGDELPPGVLKMVKVYLAVKRRLQPGDKMAGRHGNKGVVSKIVPIEDMPYMADGRPADVVLNPLGVPSRMNVGQVLEVHLGWAAKGLGWRIGEMLQRQAKIEELRKFLTKIYNESGRAEELESFSDDEIFELARNLREGVPFATPVFDGATEEEMSSMLDLAYPDDIAKNLGMTPSKNQVRLYDGRTGEMFERTVTVGYMHYLKLHHLVDDKMHARSTGPYSLVTQQPLGGKAQFGGQRFGEMEVWALEAYGASYVLQEMLTVKSDDVTGRTKVYENLVKGDHVIDAGMPESFNVLVKEIRSLGIDIDLDRN from the coding sequence ATGCAATATTCCTTCACCGAGAAGAAGCGTATTCGCAAGAGTTTCGCGAAGCGCCCCATCGTTCACCAAGTACCTTTCCTGCTGGCTACCCAGCTTGAATCATTCAGCACGTTTCTGCAAGCAGAAGTGCCCACAGTGCAGCGCAAACCGGAAGGTCTGCAAGCTGCGTTTACCTCAGTTTTCCCCATTGTTTCGCACAACGGCTTCGCTCGTCTAGAGTTCGTCAGCTACATGCTGTCGCCGCCGGCATTCAACATCAAGGAATGCCAGCAGCGCGGTCTGACTTACTGCTCGGCGCTGCGTGCCAAGGTGCGTCTGGTGCTGCTCGACAAGGAATCGCCGAGCAAGCCCGTCGTCAAGGAAGTGAAGGAGCAGGAAGTGTACATGGGCGAAATTCCGCTCATGACGCCGACTGGCTCGTTCGTCATCAACGGCACGGAACGTGTGATCGTGTCGCAGTTGCACCGTTCGCCTGGCGTGTTCTTCGAACACGACAAGGGCAAGACGCACAGCTCCGGCAAGCTGCTGTTCTCGGCACGGATCATCCCTTACCGTGGCTCGTGGCTCGACTTCGAATTCGACCCGAAGGACGTGCTGTACTTCCGCGTCGACCGTCGTCGCAAGATGCCCGTCACGATCCTGCTGAAGGCAATTGGCCTGACGCCGGAACAGATCCTCGCGAACTTCTTCGTGTTCGATAACTTCACGCTGATGCCGGAAGGCGCGCAGATGGAGTTCGTGCCGGAGCGTCTGCGTGGTGAAGTCGCGCGTTTCGACATTACGGATCGCGACGGCAAGGTCATCGTCCAGAAGGACAAGCGTATCAACGCGAAGCACATCCGCGACCTCGAAAACGCGAAGACCAAATACATTTCGGTCCCCGAAGATTATTTGCTCGGCCGCGTGCTCGCGAAGAACGTCGTTGATGGCGACACGGGCGAAGTGATCGCAAACGCGAACGACGAAGTCACCGAAAGCGTGCTCGACAAGCTGCGCGAAGCGAAGATCAAGGACATCCAGACGCTCTACACGAACGATCTGGATCAAGGTCCGTACATCTCGTCGACGCTGCGTATCGACGAAACGGCCGACAAGATGGCCGCGCGTATCGCGATCTACCGGATGATGCGTCCGGGCGAACCGCCGACGGAAGAAGCCGTCGAGGCGCTGTTCAACCGTCTGTTCTACAGCGAAGAAGCGTACGACCTGTCGAAGGTGGGTCGTATGAAGTTCAACCGCCGTGTCGGCCGTGACGAGATCGTCGGCCCGATGACGCTGCAGGACGACGACATCCTCGCGACGATCAAGATCCTGGTCGAACTGCGTAACGGCAAGGGCGAAGTGGACGACATCGACCACTTGGGCAATCGTCGTGTGCGTTGCGTCGGCGAACTGGCGGAGAACCAGTTCCGCGCGGGTCTCGTACGTGTCGAACGTGCAGTGAAGGAACGCCTCGGCCAGGCCGAAAGCGAAAACCTGATGCCGCACGACCTGATCAACTCGAAGCCGATTTCGTCGGCGATTCGCGAGTTCTTCGGTTCGTCGCAGCTGTCGCAGTTCATGGACCAGACCAACCCGCTGTCGGAAATCACCCACAAGCGCCGCGTGTCGGCACTTGGCCCGGGCGGTCTGACGCGTGAGCGCGCTGGCTTTGAAGTCCGCGACGTGCACCCGACCCACTATGGCCGCGTGTGCCCGATTGAAACGCCGGAAGGTCCGAACATCGGCCTGATCAACTCGCTGGCTCTGTACGCGCACCTGAACGAATACGGCTTCCTCGAAACGCCGTATCGCAAGGTGACGGACAGCAAGGTCACGGACCAGATCGACTATCTGTCGGCCATCGAAGAAGGCCGTTACGTAATCGCTCAGGCGAATGCGGCTGTGGCTGAAGACGGCACGCTGACCGACGAACTCGTGTCGTCGCGTGAAGCGGGCGAAACGCTGATGGTCACGCCGGACCGCATCCAGTACATGGACGTGGCGCCGTCGCAGATCGTGTCGGTGGCAGCATCGCTGATTCCATTCCTCGAGCACGATGACGCGAACCGCGCATTGATGGGTTCGAACATGCAGCGTCAGGCTGTGCCGTGTCTGCGTCCGGAAAAGCCGGTCGTCGGTACGGGTATCGAGCGCACGGTGGCAGTCGACTCGGGCACGACCGTGCAGGCTCTGCGCGGCGGTGTGGTCGATTACGTCGACGCAGGCCGTATCGTGATTCGCGTGAACGACGATGAAGCGGTGGCTGGCGACGTCGGTGTCGACATCTACAACCTGATCAAGTACACGCGTTCGAACCAGAACACGAACATCAACCAGCGTCCGATCGCGAAGGTTGGCGACAAGGTTGCGCGTGGCGACGTGCTGGCTGACGGCGCTTCGACGGACCTGGGTGAACTGGCGCTTGGCCAGAACATGCTGGTCGCGTTCATGCCGTGGAACGGCTACAACTTCGAAGACTCGATCCTGATCTCGGAGAAGGTCGTTGCGGACGACCGTTATACGTCGATTCACATCGAAGAACTGAATGTCGTGGCTCGCGACACGAAGCTCGGACCGGAAGAAATCACGCGCGACATTTCGAACCTCGCGGAAGTGCAGCTTGGCCGTCTCGATGAGTCGGGCATCGTGTACATCGGCGCGGAAGTCGAAGCAGGCGACGTGCTGGTCGGCAAGGTCACGCCGAAGGGCGAAACCCAGCTGACGCCGGAAGAAAAGCTGCTGCGCGCAATTTTCGGTGAAAAGGCGTCGGACGTGAAGGACACGTCGCTGCGCGTGCCGTCGGGCATGAGCGGCACCGTGATCGACGTGCAGGTGTTCACGCGTGAAGGCATCCAGCGCGACAAGCGCGCGCAACAGATCATCGACGACGAACTGAAGCGTTATCGTCTCGACCTGAACGACCAGCTGCGTATCGTGGAAGGCGATGCGTTCCAGCGTCTCGCGCGTATGCTCGATGGCAAGGTCGCGAACGGCGGTCCGAAGAAGCTCGCGAAGGGCACGAAGATCGAACAGGCTTACCTCGAAGATCTGGATCACTACCACTGGTTCGACATCCGCCTCGCGGACGAAGAAGCAGCGGCCCAGCTCGAAGCCATCAAGGATTCGATCGAACAGAAGCGTCACCAGTTCGACCTCGCATTCGAAGAGAAGCGCAAGAAGCTGACGCAAGGCGACGAACTGCCGCCGGGCGTGCTGAAGATGGTCAAGGTCTACCTGGCTGTGAAGCGTCGTCTGCAGCCTGGCGACAAGATGGCAGGCCGTCACGGTAACAAGGGTGTCGTGTCGAAGATCGTTCCGATCGAAGACATGCCGTACATGGCCGATGGCCGTCCGGCTGACGTCGTGCTGAACCCGCTGGGCGTTCCGTCGCGGATGAACGTGGGTCAGGTTCTCGAAGTGCATCTGGGTTGGGCCGCGAAGGGTCTGGGCTGGCGTATCGGCGAAATGCTGCAGCGTCAGGCGAAGATCGAAGAACTCCGCAAGTTCCTGACCAAGATCTACAACGAGTCGGGCCGCGCGGAAGAGCTGGAAAGCTTCTCCGACGACGAGATTTTCGAACTCGCGAGGAACCTGCGCGAAGGCGTGCCGTTCGCAACGCCGGTGTTCGACGGTGCAACGGAAGAGGAAATGTCCAGCATGCTGGATCTGGCCTACCCGGACGACATCGCGAAGAACCTCGGCATGACGCCGTCGAAGAACCAGGTGCGTCTGTACGACGGCCGCACGGGCGAAATGTTCGAACGGACGGTGACGGTTGGCTACATGCACTACCTGAAGCTGCACCACTTGGTCGACGACAAGATGCACGCGCGTTCGACGGGTCCGTACTCGCTGGTCACGCAGCAGCCGCTGGGTGGTAAGGCGCAGTTCGGTGGTCAGCGCTTCGGTGAAATGGAAGTGTGGGCGCTCGAAGCCTACGGCGCATCGTATGTGCTGCAGGAAATGTTGACGGTCAAGTCGGACGACGTGACGGGCCGGACCAAGGTTTACGAGAACCTGGTGAAGGGCGATCACGTGATCGACGCGGGCATGCCGGAATCCTTCAACGTGCTGGTGAAGGAAATCCGCTCGCTCGGTATCGACATCGACCTCGACCGCAACTAA
- the rplL gene encoding 50S ribosomal protein L7/L12 codes for MAIAKEDILEAVSSMSVLELNELVKAFEEKFGVSAAAVAVAGPAGGGAAAAVEEQTEFTVNLTEVGANKVSVIKAVRELTGLGLKEAKDLVDGAPKPVKEAVPKAAAEEAKKKLEEAGAKAEIK; via the coding sequence ATGGCAATCGCAAAAGAAGACATCCTCGAAGCCGTAAGCTCGATGTCGGTTCTGGAACTGAACGAACTGGTCAAGGCGTTCGAAGAGAAGTTTGGCGTGTCGGCAGCTGCAGTCGCAGTGGCAGGCCCGGCAGGCGGCGGCGCTGCAGCTGCTGTTGAAGAGCAAACGGAATTCACGGTCAACCTGACGGAAGTCGGCGCGAACAAGGTTTCCGTTATTAAGGCAGTTCGTGAACTGACGGGCCTGGGCCTGAAGGAAGCGAAGGACCTGGTCGACGGTGCACCGAAGCCTGTTAAGGAAGCGGTACCGAAGGCTGCTGCTGAAGAAGCCAAGAAGAAGCTGGAAGAAGCCGGCGCGAAGGCTGAAATCAAGTAA
- the rplJ gene encoding 50S ribosomal protein L10 translates to MCQVHRIWRLTVPLNKESKQAVVAEVSAQVAKAQTVVLAEYRGITVGDLTKLRAKAREQQVYLRVLKNTLARRAVEGTPFASLAEQMTGPLIYGISEDAIAAAKVVNDFGKSNDKLVIKAGSYEGKVMDKAGVQALANIPSREELLSKLLFVMQAPVSGFARALAALAEKKESETA, encoded by the coding sequence ATGTGCCAAGTGCATCGAATCTGGAGGTTAACCGTGCCACTTAACAAAGAAAGTAAGCAGGCCGTCGTAGCTGAGGTTTCCGCGCAAGTCGCGAAAGCTCAGACGGTGGTTCTGGCTGAGTATCGTGGGATCACGGTTGGCGATCTGACCAAGCTGCGCGCGAAAGCGCGCGAGCAACAGGTGTATCTGCGCGTGTTGAAGAACACGCTGGCGCGTCGCGCTGTCGAAGGTACCCCGTTTGCTTCGCTGGCTGAGCAGATGACTGGTCCGCTGATCTACGGCATCTCGGAAGATGCAATTGCTGCTGCGAAGGTCGTTAATGACTTCGGCAAGAGCAATGACAAGTTGGTCATCAAGGCCGGTTCCTACGAAGGCAAGGTGATGGACAAGGCGGGCGTGCAAGCGCTGGCCAACATCCCGAGCCGCGAGGAACTGCTCTCCAAGCTGTTGTTCGTTATGCAAGCTCCTGTTTCTGGCTTCGCGCGTGCTCTGGCCGCGCTGGCAGAAAAGAAGGAAAGCGAAACTGCGTAA